The proteins below are encoded in one region of Pontibacter deserti:
- the rnk gene encoding nucleoside diphosphate kinase regulator, translating to MNPIYLTEKDYERLHSLVQVQRQNGGASAVEGLCKELKRAKVIASEEVPVDVVTMNSFVRLKDLKTGNVMEITVVYPKDADLSARKVSILAPLATAILGCKVGDEVEWPAPQGMVSYKVEEILY from the coding sequence ATGAATCCGATTTATCTGACTGAGAAAGATTACGAGCGCCTGCATAGTTTGGTGCAGGTACAACGCCAGAACGGTGGTGCTTCTGCCGTAGAGGGTTTATGCAAAGAACTGAAACGTGCGAAAGTGATAGCCTCGGAAGAAGTACCCGTAGATGTGGTTACCATGAATTCGTTTGTGCGGCTTAAAGATCTGAAGACCGGAAATGTAATGGAGATAACGGTGGTATACCCTAAAGATGCCGATCTGAGCGCACGGAAAGTGTCTATACTTGCTCCGCTTGCCACAGCTATACTTGGCTGCAAAGTAGGCGACGAAGTGGAGTGGCCCGCACCACAAGGGATGGTTTCTTATAAAGTAGAAGAGATACTATACTAA